A genomic stretch from Caulobacter sp. FWC2 includes:
- a CDS encoding flagellar hook-length control protein FliK, producing the protein MTAIAAPNAALPAAPTPVVSAKASNDGFDALLAIAGKSDEAPAPRAPSRTESKSDARDDKNDAKYERDAKAADKPAKTDSKTDAKRADRADKADDAKAAQDAKKADAADAKADAKASDKADASQDAKGDAVDDKVSDKDANQTDATAAADAAAQAAATLIAAMTTPIQTPIKVEAAADAQPVADATATVADQAADFAAAVQTAQAGPVAAQPAAAETATPAQAPQQTVAAQAQATAPIAAAPEGHAVDAAALEALAALAGDAATPASTDDLTAPQAADAKTETTKTPDTPKAAVAQPATPAPAVQVAAQLVEAPVVEAAPVVAETVTADAASAATDVAAEAAAPEAAQTATKTAEPSKAAQSPLTAQAKLADAVAVETAQAVTAVAGGSAGGETTNDAKGSEKAAATIASVEAPAAAAAAVDTNAMAVAAPVAQAQAASASASAAAPAPVRGSPETVAALSAEILKRADKATRFDVTLTPDNLGKVDVRIEIGRDGAMTASMKFDTLHAAQELRSKAGELRQALNDAGFNVADNGLSFDVSSQNNGQSSNPFLAFQDFGDQGQRAFSGRAFQAALTGEEDIAITPADLLPGLKTVADSGLDIRI; encoded by the coding sequence ATGACCGCGATCGCCGCACCCAACGCCGCTCTTCCCGCCGCGCCGACCCCGGTGGTGAGCGCCAAGGCGTCGAACGACGGCTTCGACGCCCTGCTGGCCATCGCCGGCAAGAGCGACGAGGCGCCCGCGCCGCGCGCTCCGTCGCGGACGGAATCGAAGAGCGACGCTCGCGACGACAAGAACGACGCCAAATACGAGCGGGACGCCAAGGCGGCCGACAAGCCCGCCAAGACGGATAGCAAGACCGACGCCAAGCGCGCCGATCGCGCCGACAAGGCGGATGACGCCAAGGCCGCTCAAGACGCCAAGAAAGCCGACGCCGCCGACGCAAAGGCCGATGCGAAGGCCTCGGACAAGGCCGACGCCAGCCAGGACGCCAAGGGCGACGCCGTCGACGACAAGGTTTCGGACAAGGACGCCAACCAGACGGACGCGACGGCCGCCGCCGACGCCGCGGCCCAGGCCGCCGCTACCCTGATCGCCGCCATGACCACCCCGATCCAGACGCCGATCAAGGTTGAAGCCGCCGCCGACGCTCAACCCGTCGCCGACGCGACGGCCACTGTCGCTGACCAGGCCGCCGACTTCGCCGCCGCCGTGCAGACCGCCCAGGCCGGGCCGGTCGCCGCCCAGCCAGCCGCCGCCGAAACCGCTACGCCCGCTCAGGCGCCACAACAGACGGTCGCCGCTCAGGCCCAGGCGACCGCGCCGATCGCCGCCGCGCCGGAAGGCCATGCCGTCGACGCGGCCGCCCTTGAGGCGCTGGCCGCCCTGGCCGGCGACGCCGCCACCCCGGCCTCGACCGACGACCTGACCGCCCCCCAGGCCGCCGACGCCAAGACCGAAACGACCAAGACCCCTGACACCCCGAAGGCCGCCGTCGCCCAACCGGCCACGCCGGCCCCCGCCGTTCAGGTCGCCGCGCAACTGGTCGAAGCGCCTGTCGTCGAGGCCGCGCCGGTCGTCGCCGAAACCGTCACCGCCGACGCCGCCTCGGCGGCTACGGACGTCGCCGCCGAGGCCGCCGCGCCCGAAGCCGCCCAGACCGCGACCAAGACCGCCGAGCCGTCGAAGGCCGCGCAGTCGCCGCTGACCGCCCAGGCCAAGCTCGCTGACGCCGTCGCCGTCGAGACTGCCCAGGCCGTGACCGCCGTCGCCGGCGGCTCGGCTGGCGGTGAGACGACCAACGACGCCAAGGGCTCCGAAAAGGCCGCTGCGACGATCGCTTCGGTCGAGGCGCCGGCCGCCGCCGCCGCGGCTGTCGACACCAACGCCATGGCCGTCGCGGCTCCGGTCGCCCAGGCTCAGGCCGCCAGCGCCTCGGCCTCGGCCGCCGCGCCGGCCCCGGTGCGTGGCTCGCCCGAGACCGTCGCGGCCCTGTCGGCCGAGATCCTCAAGCGCGCCGACAAGGCCACCCGCTTCGACGTGACCCTGACCCCGGACAACCTGGGCAAGGTCGATGTGCGCATCGAGATCGGCCGCGACGGCGCGATGACCGCCTCGATGAAGTTCGACACCCTCCATGCCGCGCAGGAACTGCGCAGCAAGGCGGGCGAGCTGCGCCAGGCCCTGAACGACGCTGGCTTCAACGTCGCCGACAACGGCCTGTCGTTCGATGTCTCCAGCCAGAACAACGGCCAGAGTTCCAACCCCTTCCTCGCCTTCCAGGACTTCGGCGACCAGGGACAGCGCGCCTTCTCCGGCCGCGCTTTCCAGGCCGCCCTGACCGGCGAGGAAGACATCGCCATCACCCCCGCTGACCTGCTGCCCGGCCTGAAAACGGTTGCCGACAGCGGTCTCGACATCCGCATCTAA